The following coding sequences lie in one Pontibacter sp. G13 genomic window:
- a CDS encoding anti-sigma factor, with product MKHIRVIAVMFALVATIAGCDNDDDTPDAGNLTLSFQGLEALGEGYVYEGWVIVDGAPVSTGTFTIDGNGDLSQTSFEVDESDLDAATMFVLSIEPFPDSDPAPAATKVLSGPFENGVASLNTGIVGDFSNASGSFFLRTPTDETGVNNGNDENGVWFGVPGAPPTPDFTLPTLPDGWAYEGWVVGENGPITTGTFTAFDMADDASPFSGTSQSGPPVPGEDFFENAPSNETFPLDVRGRTVVISVEPVPDDSEAPFAMKPLVGTAGQETAPSAYSFGQNLGSLPSGSARF from the coding sequence ATGAAGCATATCCGAGTAATCGCCGTTATGTTCGCATTGGTCGCTACCATCGCAGGCTGTGACAATGACGATGACACCCCCGACGCGGGGAACCTGACCCTCTCATTCCAAGGACTTGAAGCATTGGGTGAAGGGTATGTCTATGAAGGATGGGTCATCGTCGATGGCGCTCCTGTATCTACCGGAACCTTTACCATCGACGGCAATGGAGACCTCTCCCAGACCTCCTTCGAAGTGGATGAATCCGATCTGGACGCAGCTACCATGTTCGTTTTGTCTATCGAACCTTTCCCAGACAGCGATCCTGCACCTGCCGCAACCAAAGTGCTTTCAGGCCCATTTGAAAATGGTGTTGCCAGTCTGAATACCGGAATTGTCGGTGATTTCTCCAACGCTTCTGGCTCCTTTTTCCTACGTACCCCTACTGATGAAACAGGCGTCAACAACGGAAATGACGAGAACGGTGTGTGGTTTGGCGTACCCGGAGCACCTCCAACCCCTGACTTCACATTGCCTACGCTTCCGGATGGATGGGCTTACGAAGGTTGGGTAGTGGGCGAAAACGGCCCCATCACCACCGGTACATTCACCGCATTCGACATGGCTGACGATGCTTCCCCATTCAGTGGAACTTCCCAATCCGGACCTCCAGTACCAGGAGAAGACTTCTTCGAGAATGCTCCTTCCAACGAAACTTTCCCATTGGATGTGCGCGGACGTACGGTAGTCATCTCCGTCGAGCCGGTACCCGACGATTCTGAAGCACCATTTGCCATGAAGCCACTCGTAGGAACGGCTGGACAAGAGACTGCACCTTCCGCCTATTCTTTCGGTCAAAACCTCGGTTCTTTGCCATCTGGTTCAGCCAGATTCTAA
- a CDS encoding response regulator transcription factor gives MESKQVIIIEDDQEICQLLEIHLKDLGCQVRSFMHGTRGFEAVLADPPDLVILDVMLPGMDGLDICQQLRAQKVMTPIIMLTARSEEIDRVLGLEIGADDYLTKPFSVREFLARVKAIFRRSRMIQDQLQEPQSQNALTVGQLSIDIDKRKVLMADRRIDLSPKEFELLVLMASNPGKSYKRSRLLNLIWGYDFEGYEHTVNSHINRLRAKIEPDMGQPTYILTTWGVGYRFNEDLERS, from the coding sequence ATGGAATCGAAGCAGGTCATCATCATCGAGGACGATCAGGAAATTTGCCAGCTCTTGGAGATACACCTGAAGGATCTGGGCTGTCAAGTCCGGTCATTTATGCACGGCACCCGTGGATTTGAGGCGGTATTGGCTGATCCTCCAGATCTGGTGATTCTAGATGTGATGTTGCCGGGGATGGACGGATTGGACATTTGCCAGCAATTGCGGGCACAGAAGGTCATGACACCGATCATCATGCTGACTGCACGCTCTGAGGAGATTGATCGTGTACTAGGGCTGGAGATTGGGGCGGATGATTACTTGACCAAACCCTTTAGTGTAAGGGAATTTCTGGCGAGGGTGAAGGCCATCTTTAGGCGTTCACGGATGATACAGGATCAATTACAGGAACCCCAATCTCAAAATGCCTTGACTGTAGGGCAACTGTCCATCGATATCGACAAGCGAAAAGTGTTGATGGCAGACCGCAGAATCGATCTTTCTCCCAAGGAGTTTGAATTGCTCGTCTTAATGGCTTCCAATCCCGGGAAAAGCTACAAACGATCTCGGCTCCTCAATTTGATCTGGGGCTATGATTTTGAGGGGTACGAACACACCGTCAATTCGCACATCAACCGACTTCGCGCCAAAATAGAGCCCGACATGGGACAACCTACCTATATCCTCACCACTTGGGGAGTAGGATATCGATTCAACGAAGATTTGGAACGCTCATGA
- a CDS encoding TolC family protein produces MYHLFRVIGYIILLGGTGWAQSPQLRPLLESVAQNNPRLKAYRTALKRSAHVHNAQNQLPPLQAAGYILPWGNHPGGTYSEVEVSQSLAFPTTYRERRKWNRQWEQVAQLAYDSLRQSILLEAHLLAIEVAQLNRQAQFATIRLQQAQKVLTHVQGRFDQAEIGILTLNKAKLAWLQEQFRLDEIDLKRQLLLSDLTKLNGGSPPNMEFTGLEEPISLPPLDSLWSQHLAASPSLQAMNQRIHLARQAAQVEQALRMPGLSIGLNTQGISADRFTGIYGGISIPLWQSKHRLQAADLQIEVQTWEAETQLTAAFAAFEQQYLEYQLAQDKLSVYRATLDELDGQALLTMAYELGEISFLEYYFEVAFYRNAQQSMLDMELKLHQQQARLLAHQLTFIH; encoded by the coding sequence ATGTATCATCTATTCCGAGTGATCGGATACATCATCCTGTTGGGTGGTACCGGTTGGGCCCAATCTCCCCAACTGCGCCCCTTGCTGGAATCCGTCGCTCAAAACAATCCCCGCCTGAAAGCATATAGAACCGCGCTCAAACGCTCGGCTCATGTACACAATGCCCAAAACCAACTCCCTCCACTCCAAGCTGCGGGATACATACTCCCTTGGGGCAATCATCCGGGAGGCACATACTCGGAGGTCGAAGTGTCTCAATCTCTCGCATTTCCCACGACCTATCGGGAACGCAGGAAATGGAATCGGCAATGGGAACAGGTTGCGCAATTGGCATATGATTCCCTTCGACAATCCATTTTGCTTGAAGCGCACCTACTCGCCATCGAAGTGGCACAACTCAATCGGCAAGCTCAATTTGCCACCATCAGATTGCAACAAGCCCAAAAGGTGCTGACCCATGTTCAAGGGCGGTTCGATCAGGCGGAAATCGGCATTCTCACCCTGAACAAGGCCAAGCTGGCATGGTTGCAGGAACAATTTAGACTTGATGAGATTGACCTCAAGCGGCAGCTTCTGCTATCGGATTTGACGAAGTTGAATGGTGGGAGTCCCCCCAACATGGAGTTCACGGGCCTTGAAGAACCGATCAGTTTGCCTCCCCTAGATTCCCTTTGGAGTCAACATCTAGCTGCCTCACCAAGTCTACAAGCCATGAATCAGCGCATCCATCTAGCCAGACAAGCTGCGCAAGTCGAGCAAGCGCTACGAATGCCGGGGCTCAGCATTGGCCTCAATACTCAGGGGATTTCTGCGGATAGATTTACGGGGATCTATGGGGGCATCTCCATTCCACTTTGGCAGTCAAAGCACCGACTACAAGCCGCAGACCTACAAATTGAGGTGCAAACTTGGGAAGCAGAAACCCAATTGACCGCTGCCTTTGCCGCCTTCGAGCAACAATACCTTGAGTACCAATTGGCCCAAGACAAGCTCTCCGTCTATCGAGCTACCCTAGATGAATTAGACGGGCAAGCATTGCTCACAATGGCATATGAATTGGGCGAAATATCCTTTTTGGAATATTACTTTGAGGTAGCGTTTTATCGAAACGCCCAGCAATCCATGCTGGACATGGAACTCAAACTTCATCAGCAACAAGCACGACTATTGGCACATCAGCTGACTTTCATTCATTAA